The following proteins come from a genomic window of Candidatus Hydrogenedentota bacterium:
- a CDS encoding ThuA domain-containing protein — protein sequence MWKPMLLMLLPAVLLASESASAAPLRILYLTKSEGFEHGPVHQQDGQPSHSDKWLTQIAESIGATIVCTKDASEVNAEALKNYDVVIFYTQGDLRNMGDKDQGRVMGENGVTELLDWVKAGGGFIAIHAGTDSFRSGKDGEPTPYTQMVGGEFRGHGPQFKGTLKVVDASHPIMSGQPAEWTVMEEWYLHRNFNTASLHVLATLDPGPAGRRIKDYDLPEIPMVWCSAYGSGRVFVNAMGHREDVWDHENFRNTLVNGIQWVGGAGEAMAAPNFAQAISDELDPATGARKADGPAAEGK from the coding sequence ATGTGGAAGCCAATGTTGCTCATGTTGTTGCCGGCGGTGCTGCTGGCGTCTGAATCGGCAAGCGCAGCGCCGCTGCGTATCCTGTACCTCACGAAATCGGAGGGATTCGAACATGGCCCGGTCCATCAGCAAGATGGCCAGCCCAGCCATTCCGATAAATGGCTCACCCAGATAGCCGAGTCGATCGGCGCGACGATCGTATGCACCAAGGACGCCAGTGAGGTCAACGCGGAAGCCCTCAAGAATTACGACGTGGTCATCTTCTATACCCAGGGCGATTTGCGGAACATGGGTGACAAGGACCAAGGCCGCGTCATGGGCGAGAACGGCGTGACCGAACTGCTCGACTGGGTCAAGGCGGGCGGCGGCTTCATCGCCATCCACGCGGGCACCGATTCATTCCGCTCGGGCAAGGACGGGGAGCCCACACCGTATACCCAGATGGTCGGCGGCGAATTCCGCGGGCACGGCCCGCAATTCAAGGGCACGCTCAAGGTCGTCGACGCGTCGCATCCGATTATGTCAGGGCAGCCCGCAGAGTGGACCGTGATGGAGGAATGGTATCTGCACCGGAACTTCAACACGGCTTCCCTGCACGTGCTCGCGACCCTGGACCCGGGACCTGCAGGGCGGCGTATCAAGGATTACGACCTGCCGGAAATCCCCATGGTCTGGTGCAGCGCATACGGGAGTGGGCGCGTATTTGTCAATGCCATGGGACATCGCGAAGACGTATGGGACCATGAGAATTTCCGGAACACTCTCGTAAACGGCATCCAGTGGGTTGGCGGCGCGGGAGAAGCCATGGCCGCGCCCAACTTTGCGCAAGCTATCTCTGACGAACTCGATCCGGCCACGGGCGCGCGTAAAGCGGACGGCCCGGCCGCGGAAGGCAAATAG